The Daucus carota subsp. sativus chromosome 9, DH1 v3.0, whole genome shotgun sequence genome window below encodes:
- the LOC108200309 gene encoding uncharacterized protein LOC108200309 isoform X1 — protein sequence MPDLNEAKKDTEHNVTQPKEDNEYVRLVISSEPRTLDADILRPRSQPRIRSFNWWIKVIILSLITIVALLILLKWGVPFLFKKVLVPMMQWEATAFGRPVLALVLVASLALFPVFLIPSGPSMWLAGMIFGYGLGFFIIMVGTTIGMVLPYMIGLLFREQIHQWLKRWPQKAAMIRLAGEGSWLYQFRVVALFRVSPFPYTIFNYAIVVTSMRFWPYLWGSVAGMVPEAYLYIYSGRLIRTLADVQYGNHQLTAVEIIYNVISMIIAIVTTVAFTIYAKRTLNELESAERNRAESSVADHRTAELEKLPLEQHKHLNFPSSV from the exons ATGCCAGATTTAAatgaagcaaagaaagacactgAACACAATGTGACACAACCAAAGGAGGATAACGAATATGTAAGGCTGGTGATATCCAGTGAACCAAGAACATTGGATGCCGATATCTTACGGCCTCGTTCACAACCAAGAATAAGATCTTTCAATTGGTGGATCAAGGTCATAATATTGTCCTTGATTACTATTGTAGCTCttcttattttattgaaatgGGGAGTTCCATTTTTGTTCAAGAAG GTTCTTGTACCAATGATGCAATGGGAGGCTACTGCATTTGGTCGTCCAGTTCTTGCACTTGTACTAGTGGCATCTCTTGCCCTATTTCCTGTGTTCTTAATACCTTCCGGTCCTTCTATGTGGTTGGCTGGCATGATTTTTGGGTATGGTCTaggtttttttataattatggtTGGCACTACTATTGGAATGGTTCTACCCTACATGATTGGTTTACTATTTCGAGAACAAATTCAT CAATGGTTAAAAAGATGGCCACAGAAAGCTGCTATGATTAGACTAGCTGGGGAAGGAAGCTGGCTATATCAGTTTCGTGTCGTCGCATTATTTAGAGTATCACCATTTCCATACACAATTTTTAACTATGCGATTGTAGTGACAAGCATGCGGTTTTGGCCTTACTTGTGGGGTTCAGTGGCAGGAATGGTTCCAGAAGCTTACCTTTACATTTATAG TGGGCGGTTGATAAGGACATTAGCAGATGTTCAGTATGGGAACCATCAATTGACAGCTGTGGAGATTATATATAATGTCATCTCGATGATAATTGCTATTGTTACGACAGTTGCATTTACAATTTATGCAAAGAGGACTCTAAATGAACTTGAAAGTGCAGAGAGAAACAGAGCAGAATCCTCTGTAGCTGATCACCGCACTGCTGAACTGGAAAAGCTTCCACTTGAACAGCATAAACATCTTAATTTTCCATCATCAGTATAA
- the LOC108200309 gene encoding uncharacterized protein LOC108200309 isoform X2, with amino-acid sequence MPDLNEAKKDTEHNVTQPKEDNEYVRLVISSEPRTLDADILRPRSQPRIRSFNWWIKVLVPMMQWEATAFGRPVLALVLVASLALFPVFLIPSGPSMWLAGMIFGYGLGFFIIMVGTTIGMVLPYMIGLLFREQIHQWLKRWPQKAAMIRLAGEGSWLYQFRVVALFRVSPFPYTIFNYAIVVTSMRFWPYLWGSVAGMVPEAYLYIYSGRLIRTLADVQYGNHQLTAVEIIYNVISMIIAIVTTVAFTIYAKRTLNELESAERNRAESSVADHRTAELEKLPLEQHKHLNFPSSV; translated from the exons ATGCCAGATTTAAatgaagcaaagaaagacactgAACACAATGTGACACAACCAAAGGAGGATAACGAATATGTAAGGCTGGTGATATCCAGTGAACCAAGAACATTGGATGCCGATATCTTACGGCCTCGTTCACAACCAAGAATAAGATCTTTCAATTGGTGGATCAAG GTTCTTGTACCAATGATGCAATGGGAGGCTACTGCATTTGGTCGTCCAGTTCTTGCACTTGTACTAGTGGCATCTCTTGCCCTATTTCCTGTGTTCTTAATACCTTCCGGTCCTTCTATGTGGTTGGCTGGCATGATTTTTGGGTATGGTCTaggtttttttataattatggtTGGCACTACTATTGGAATGGTTCTACCCTACATGATTGGTTTACTATTTCGAGAACAAATTCAT CAATGGTTAAAAAGATGGCCACAGAAAGCTGCTATGATTAGACTAGCTGGGGAAGGAAGCTGGCTATATCAGTTTCGTGTCGTCGCATTATTTAGAGTATCACCATTTCCATACACAATTTTTAACTATGCGATTGTAGTGACAAGCATGCGGTTTTGGCCTTACTTGTGGGGTTCAGTGGCAGGAATGGTTCCAGAAGCTTACCTTTACATTTATAG TGGGCGGTTGATAAGGACATTAGCAGATGTTCAGTATGGGAACCATCAATTGACAGCTGTGGAGATTATATATAATGTCATCTCGATGATAATTGCTATTGTTACGACAGTTGCATTTACAATTTATGCAAAGAGGACTCTAAATGAACTTGAAAGTGCAGAGAGAAACAGAGCAGAATCCTCTGTAGCTGATCACCGCACTGCTGAACTGGAAAAGCTTCCACTTGAACAGCATAAACATCTTAATTTTCCATCATCAGTATAA
- the LOC108200307 gene encoding MLO-like protein 13 codes for MAEEELRSLEYTPTWVIAAVCFIIVFISLVAERGLHRLGKCLKHRGQDALYEALQKLKEELMLLGFISLLLTVSQGPISNMCISLHLASIMLPCKLPHESSSAPATEHFHLHHTYNNGRRRLLSEGSESQYCAHKNKVPLFSREALHQLHIFIFVLAVVHVIFCATTMVLGGLKIQEWKRWENSSMTETNAPNVIRRHHLQFSKSRAFGYWRKYRVIGWMRSFFKQFYGSVTKADYIALRAGFIEEHCRSTPKFNFHNYMLRTLEHDFKHMVGISWYLWLFVVVFLLLNLAGWHTYFWLSFLPLVLLLLVGAHLEHIITRLARGVAERNTAEGQAAPVKPSDDHFFLGHPKFILHLIHFILFQNSFEIAFFIWIWTSYGFRSCVMEKLVYIIPRLVIGFIVQVLCSYITLPLYALVTQMGSQFKPAIFKEGIRNLVGDWAGGHVHNSLTNMPSSADTINKLETEPYNGIHVEEQEIIVDQRTNSSAVELFPSFPNNGTSYP; via the exons ATGGCGGAGGAGGAATTGCGCTCTTTAGAGTATACACCGACATGGGTGATTGCTGCTGTCTGCTTCATAATCGTCTTCATCTCTTTGGTCGCAGAGCGCGGTCTTCATCGTCTAGGAAAG TGCTTAAAGCATAGAGGTCAAGATGCCTTGTACGAGGCTTTACAGAAACTGAAAGAAG AGTTGATGCTCCTGGGATTTATATCCCTGCTACTAACAGTCTCACAAGGACCGATAAGCAATATGTGCATCTCCCTTCATCTTGCTTCTATCATGCTTCCATGCAAATTGCCTCATGAATCCTCCTCAGCTCCTGCCACGGAACATTTTCACTTGCACCATACTTATAACAATGGCCGTCGACGCCTTCTCTCCGAAGGCAGTGAGTCCCAATATTGTGCTCACAAG AATAAGGTGCCATTATTCTCCAGAGAAGCTCTGCATCAGCTACACATATTCATATTTGTGTTGGCTGTTGTTCATGTCATCTTCTGTGCAACTACCATGGTTCTTGGAGGGCTAAAA ATTCAAGAATGGAAGCGCTGGGAAAATTCATCTATGACAGAGACCAATG CTCCTAACGTGATTCGCAGACATCATCTTCAATTTTCCAAAAGCCGCGCATTTGGATACTGGAGAAAGTATCGTGTCATCGGTTGGATG AGGTCCTTCTTTAAACAATTCTATGGTTCGGTCACAAAGGCCGACTACATTGCACTGCGAGCTGGATTTATAGAG GAACATTGTAGATCCACGCCCAAgttcaattttcataattacATGTTGCGGACATTAGAACACGACTTCAAACATATGGTTGGTATAAG ctGGTACTTGTGGCTCTTTGTTGTGGTCTTTTTGCTGCTCAATCTTGCAG GATGGCACACCTACTTTTGGCTATCATTTCTACCTCTAGTA CTACTGCTGCTTGTCGGAGCTCACCTGGAACATATTATTACCCGCTTAGCCAGAGGAGTTGCAGAAAGAAACACAGCGGAGGGTCAAGCAGCACCAGTTAAACCCTCTGATGATCATTTTTTCTTGGGACATCCTAAATTTATTCTTCACTTGATTCActtcattttatttcaaaattcatTTGAAATCGCCTTCTTTATTTGGATCTGG ACATCATACGGATTCCGTTCATGTGTAATGGAAAAGCTTGTTTATATCATCCCAAGACTCGTCATAGG GTTTATAGTCCAAGTGCTTTGTAGTTATATCACCTTACCCTTATATGCTCTTGTGACACAG ATGGGATCTCAATTCAAACCAGCTATATTCAAAGAGGGTATCCGTAATCTTGTTGGGGACTGGGCGGGTGGACATGTACATAATAGCTTGACCAACATGCCTTCCAGCGCTGATACGATAAATAAACTGGAAACAGAACCATACAATGGTATCCATGTCGAGGAACAAGAGATAATAGTTGATCAAAGAACAAACTCCTCAGCAGTTGAACTATTTCCTTCCTTTCCAAATAACGGAACTTCCTATCCTTAG